ACGACATCCACGCCACCGTCACCCGCCCGTGGGCCCTGATGGAGGTGTGCGGCGGCCAGACCCACAGCATCATCCGGCACGGCATCGACCAACTCCTTCCCGAACAGGTCGAGTTGATCCACGGGCCGGGCTGCCCCGTGTGCGTGACCCCGCTGGAGGTCATCGACAAGGCACTGGAGATCGCCTCCCGCCCCGACGTGGTCTTCTGCTCCTTCGGGGACATGCTCCGGGTGCCCGGCACCGGCCGGGACCTGTTCCAGGTGCGCAGCGAGGGCGGCGACGTACGCGTCGTCTACTCCCCGCTCGACGCCCTGCGCATCGCCCAGGAGAACCCGGGGCGCCAGGTGGTGTTCTTCGGCATCGGCTTCGAGACCACCGCCCCGCCCAACGCCATGACGGTCCACCAGGCGAAGAAGCTCGGCATCCGCAACTTCAGCCTGCTGGTCTCCCACGTCCGGGTCCCCCCGGCCATCGAGGCGATCATGCGGTCGCCGAGCTGCCGCGTCCAGGGCTTCCTGGCCGCCGGGCACGTGTGCAGCGTGATGGGCGTCGGCGAGTACCCCGAACTGGCCGCCCGGCACCGCGTCCCCATCGTCGTCACGGGATTCGAGCCGCTGGACATCCTGGAGGGCGTACGCCGGGCCGTGCGGCAGCTGGAACGCGGCGAGCACACCGTCGACAACGCCTACGCGCGCGCCGTCCGCCCCGAGGGCAACCCGGCGGCCCTCGCCATGCTGGAGGACGTCTTCGAGGTCACCGACCGGGCGTGGCGCGGCATCGGCGTCATCCCCGACAGCGGATGGCGGCTGTCCGCCCGCTACCGCGACTTCGACGCCGAACACCGCTTCTCGGTCAGCGGCATCAACACCCAGGAGCCCGCGGAGTGCCGTAGCGGAGAAGTGCTCCAGGGACTGCTGAAACCCCACCAGTGCGAGGCCTTCGGCACCCTGTGCACCCCGCGCAGCCCACTCGGCGCCACCATGGTCTCCAGCGAGGGGGCCTGCGCCGCGTACTACCTCTACCGGCGGCTGGAGCTGAAGACCGTGCCGGCCGCCGCGACCACCCCGCCCCAGGAGGCGAGCACCGTTGTCTGACGCCGGCACCACACTCGACATCACGGGCTGGACCTGCCCGGCGCCGCTGCGCGACCGCCCGCGCGTGGTGATGGGACACGGCGGCGGGGGCGCCCTCTCCGCCGAACTGGTCCAGCACCTGTTCGCGCCCGCCTTCGGCGGCGAGGTACTGGCCGGGCTGGGGGACTCGGCGGCCGTCACCCTCGGGGGCGTCCGGCTGGCCTTCTCCACCGACACGTACGTGGTGCGCCCGCTGTTCTTCCCGGGCGGCGGCATCGGCGACCTCGCGGTCAACGGCACCGTCAACGACCTGGCCATGAGCGGAGCGCGCGCCGCCTACCTCTCCTGCGGCTTCATCCTGGAGGAGGGCGTGGAGATGTCCGTGGTGGCGCGGGTCGCCGAGACCATGGGCGCCGCCGCGCGGGCGGCGGGTGTGGAGATCGCGACCGGCGACACCAAGGTCGTCGAGTCGGGCCACGGCGACGGCGTCTACGTCAACACCGCCGGCATCGGGATCATCCCCGACGGCGTGGACCTGCGGCCCCAGCGGGTCGTACCGGGCGACGTCGTGATCGTCAGCGGCGAGATCGGGCTCCACGGGGTGGCGATCATGAGCGTCCGCGAGGGCCTGGAGTTCGGCGTGGACGTCGAGAGCGACTGCGCGGCCCTCGGCGGTCTCGTACAGAGCATGCTCGCCGTCACCCCGGACCTGCACGTCCTGCGCGACCCCACCCGGGGCGGCCTCGCCGCCTCGCTGAACGAGATCGCGGCCGCCTCCGGTACCGGCGTCGTGCTCGACGAGCGCGCCGTGCCGGTCCCCGAGGCCGTCGCCAACGCCTGCGCGATCCTCGGCCTCGACCCGATGTACGTCGCGAACGAGGGCAAGCTGGTCGCGTTCGTGCCGCGCGAGCACGCCGACGCCGTACTGGACGCCATGCGCGCCCACCCGCTGGGCCGGGGCGCGGCGGTGATCGGCGAGGCGGTCGAGGACCACCCGGGCATGGTGGTGGCCCGTACGGCCCTCGGCGGCACCCGGGTGGTCGACCTGCCGCTGGGCGAGCAGCTGCCGCGCATCTGCTGACGGCCGGCCCGGGGCGCGGGCGGGACGGTCAGCGGTCGTCCCGCATGTCGTCCAGGTCCTGCTCGTCCAGGTCCCGCATCACGTCCCGCATGGTCGCGTCCTCCCGGCCCCGCTCGTGCGCGACCTCGTCGGGCGTGCGCGGGCGGCCGCCCGTCCTCATCCGCTCCGGGTCCGGCGACCGGCCGCGGATCCGGTCGTCGCGCTCGCGCTCCCTGCCCGGCGTACGGCCGCCGTCCCGCTCGCCGTCGCCCCTGGTCCCGTCCCCCCTGGTGCTGCCGCCGTTCATGACCGCTCACACTCCTTCCGTGCGTGCCGGTCCATGCCCTGCGGCTACCCTCCGAGCGCTCCCCAAACGCGGCCGCCGCGGCCGCGCCGGCGGAGGCGTCCGTTTTCCGCGCCGCCGTACGGGCAGACGCCGGGTGCTGCGGGGGACCCGGCGTGCCGAGGCGGTGATCAGCATGGCCAGACCGGTCTGGACCGGCGTACTGAGCTTCGGGCTGGTGAGCGTCCCCATCGGCATCTACACCGCGACCGACAGCCACACCATCCACTTCCACCAGCTGCAGCGCGGCACCTCCGACCGGATCAGGAACCGGCGGGTGAACGAGCGCACCGGCGAGGAGGTGGACCTCGACGACATCGTCAAGGGCTACGACACCGGCGAGGAGTACGTCCTCGTGGAACCGGCCGAGCTGGACGACATAGCGCCGGGCCGCTCCAAGACCCTGGAGATCAGCGGCTTCGTCGACCTGGCCGAGATCGACCCGATCTTCTTCGACCGCACCTACTACGTCGGCCCCAAGGGCAAGGAGTACTCCAAGGTGTACGCCCTCCTGGAGAAGGCCCTCGCGAAGGCGGAGCGGGCCGGCGTGGCCACCTTCGTCATGCGCGGCCGCGAGTACCTCGTCGCCCTCAAGGCCGAGGACGGCATCCTGACGCTGCACACCCTGCACTGGGCCGACGAGATCCGCGACCCCCGGGAGGAGGTCCCCGACCTGCCCGCCGCGTCCGGCAGGGGTACCGGGTCGTCGCGGGAGATGAAGATGGCCGAGCAGCTGATCACGGCCCTCGGCATGCGCTGGGACCCCGAGGAGTTCCGCGACACCTACCAGGACAAGGTGTCCGCCCTGATCAAGGCCAAGGGGGCGGGGGAGACCGTGGAGAAGGCCGAGGCCGCGGCGGAGGCGACGAACGTCGTCGACCTCACGGAAGCCCTGCGTGCGAGCGTCGAACGGGCCCGCGGCGGCGGCCGGCGGGCCGGCGGAGGCGGCCGGCGCAAGTCGGCGGCGTCCGGGAAACCCCTGGACTCGCTGACGAAGGCCGAGCTGTACGAGCGGGCCACGGCCGCGGGTATCCCCGGCCGGTCCACGATGACCCGGGCCGAGCTGGCCGAAGCGCTGACCTCCTCCGACTCCGAGGCGGCGTGAGCCCTGTCCCGGAGTCCTAAGCCCGGCCGGGGCCGTCCGGGCGGCGGTGCAGGACGTGCTCACGCCGGACCCGGCCCGCGTTGGCGCGCAGTGCCCGTTCGCCGTCGAGCGGCGGCTGCCCCGCCCCGCTGCCGGTCCGCGAGGTGGCCCCCGGCGGTCTGCCGTGGTCGTCGGCCGTACCGCCCTCGTGCTGGAGCGGCGGCCGGTGCTGCGGCGGATCCGCCGGAGCGTCCCGCGCAGGGGCCTGCGCCTCGGAAGCCCCGCCCCCGGGCATGGCGTCGCGCACCCTACGCTCGGCCTGCTCCGGATCGGGGACGGACACCGCCACCCGGCGGTAGGGCGCACCGGCGTCCAGTTCCAGGCAGAGCACGGTGCTGTCGGCCTTCACCGCGACGAAGTCCTCTCCGTCGGGCCTGCTGCGTACCCCCGAGCACCGGCCCGGGGACCAGTTGCCGTGGCCCGCCCGCCCGCGCAGCACGCGCCACCAGCTCTTCTCGACGCGTACCTCCCGCAGCGCCGACACCGGTACGCGTACCTTCCGGCGCCGCGCCGCCAGCCCCTCGCGCAGCCCCAGCCGCACGACGACCTCGGCCCCCTCCACGCTCACCTGTGCCATGGCCGTTCACCGCCTTCCTACGGTGCGGCTCCCCCGGAAATCCGCCCGCATGCCTGCCCGCCGGGAGCCCGCAGGTTTCGGAGCGGCGGCAGCGGTTAGGCGCCGGGACATGGTGCGCATCGGATACACGATGATGACCGAGCAGGCCGGCCCCCGGGACCTGGTGGACCACGTGGTCGGGGCCGAGCGGGCGGGGTTCGACTTCTCGGTCGTCTCGGACCACTACTTCCCATGGCTGGACTCCCAGGGCCATGCCCCCTACGCGTGGAGCGTTCTGGGCGCCGCCGCACAGGCCACGACCCGGATCCCGCTGATGACGTACGTGACGTGCCCGACGTTCCGCTACCACCCCGCGGTGGTCGCGCAGAAGGCCGCCACGATGCAGCTCCTGTCGCAGGGACGCTTCCGGCTCGGGCTCGGCTCCGGCGAGAACCTGAACGAGCACGTCGTCGGCCCCGGCTGGCCGGCGGCCCCCGTACGCCTGGAACGGCTCGAAGAGGCGGTGGGCATCATCCGCTCCCTCCTCGACGGCGACCGCGTCAACCACCACGGCACCCACTTCGACGTCGAGGACGCCAAGCTCTGGGACCTCCCCGACACCCCGCCGCCGATCGGCATCGCGGCCTCGGGCCCAGCCTCCTGCGCCCTGGCCGGGCGCCTCGGCGACGCCCTCGTCGCCGTCGCGCCGGAACGCGACCTGGTGACCGCGTTCGCCGAGCACGGCGGCTCCGGCAAGCCCTGCGTCGGCCAACTGCCCATCAGCTACGACCCCGACCGCGAAGCCGCCGTACGCAGGGCCCACGAGCAGTTCCGCTGGGCTCTGGGCGGCTGGCACGTCAACGCCGAACTCCCCAACACGGCCGCCTTCGCCGAGGCGACGAGGCTCGTCCACCCCGAGGACGTGGCCGAGCAGGTTCCGTGCGGTGACGACGTGGAAGCGGTCACCGAGGCGGTCCGCAGCTACGCGGACGCCGGCTTCACCGAGGTGGCCCTGATCCAGATCGGCGGCGACCAGCAGGAACCCTTCCTCACCTGGGCCCAGTCCACGCTGCTCCCCGCACTGCGCGCACTGTGAGGCGGAGGCGGTTCGACGTTCAGGCGCCCGTACCGGGAAATACAGGAGGAGGAGTACGGGTACGGAAGGTGCGGCGGTAGGTGTCCGGCGGGACGCCGACCGTACGGGCGAAGTGACGGCGCAGGGTGGTGGCGGTGCCCATGCCGGTGGCCGCCGCGATGGCGTCGACCGTGTCGCCGGTGGTCTCCAGCAGCTCCTGGGCGCGCCGGATGCGCTGGGTGAGCAACCACTGCAGCGGGGTGGTGCCGGTCACCGACCTGAAGTGGCGCCCCAGGTGACGGGAGCTCATCCCGGCCTGCCGGGCCAGGTCCTCCACCGTGAGCGGCTGGTCCAGGCGCCGCAGCGCCCACGGGAACAGGCGGGCCAGCGGATGGCTGCCGGGGGCGGGCACGGGAGTCGTCACGAACTGGGCCTGACCGCCGTCCCGGTGCGGAGGGACGACCAGGCGCCGGGCGACCGTGTTGGCGACGGCCGAGCCGTGGTCGAGCCGCACCAGGTGCAGGCACAGGTCCATGGCGGCGGCCTTGCCCGCGGAGGTGAGCACGCTGCCGTTGTCGACGTACAGCACGTCCGGATCCACCGTGATCCGAGGATGACGCCTGGTCAGCTCCTCGGTGTGCGCCCAGTGCGTGGTCGCGCGCCTGCCGTCGAGGAGGCCGGCGGCGGCGAGCACGAAGGCGCCCGTGCACAGCGAGGCCACCCGGGCCCCCGCCGCGTGGGCTGCCCGTACGGCGTCGACCAGCTCGGCGGGCGGGTCCCTGTCGACATCGGCCCAGCCGGGAACGATCACGGTGTCGGCCCGCCGGAGCCCGTCGAGCCCCTGGTCGGGGACGAGGCGGAAACGGTCCACCTGGACGGTGCCCGGACCGCAGAGCGCGAAGTCGTACCAGGGATCGACGAGATGGGTCAGATCGGAGCCGAAGACCTCGACCGCCAGGGACAGCTCGAAATGCAGCATGCCGTCGGTGATGGCCAGCGCAACAGTGGTCACGTCCGGAAGTGTACGGGTCATGTCGTTCCGGACACTCGTGCGCCGGGTCCCCCCACGACAGGATCTTCCTGACGGAACGCGGCGGACCACACGGCCCGCGGCGCACGACTCGGGGCGTGAAGGAGCGGGTTCATGGGATCGGGACAGCTGGTGGCGGTGTTCGGTGCGTACGGGCACACCGGTCGGTTCGTGGTGCGGGAGCTGCTGGCGCGCGGGTTCGTCCCCGTGCCGGCCGGCCGCGACAGCACCAGGCTGAAGGAGCTGGCGGACCAGGCCGGTCCGGAGGTCGCCGCCCGCCCTGCGACGGTGGACGACCCGGACTCGCTCGACCGCGCGCTGGCCGGCACGGCCGCCGTCGTGAACTGCGCCGGACCCTTCGCCTCGACGACCGCCCCGGTGATCGAAGCCGCCCTGCGCGCGGGGATCCCGTACCTGGACGTGGCGGCCGAACTGGAGGCCAACATCGACACCTTCGCCCACTTCGCCGACCGGGCACGGGCCGCGGATGCGGTCGTCGTCCCCGCGATGGCCTTCTTCGGCGGCCTCGGCGACCTGCTGGCCACCGCCGCCATGGGCGACTGGGACGAGGCCGACGAGGTGCACATCGCCTACGGCCTGAGCAGCTGGCACCCCACCGCGGGGACGCGGCTCTCCGGTGCGGTCTCCCGGGAGCGGCGCGGCGAGCGGCGGCTGCGCTACACCAGGGGCGCGTGGGAGTACCGCACCGACGCCCCGCCCGCCCTCGACTGGCGGTTCCCGCAGCCGACGGGCCCCCGGCCCGTGATCGGCGAATTCACGATGGCCGACGTCGTGACCGTGCCCACGCACCTCTCCGTCCTGGAGGTCACGACGTACATGACGGCCAACGCCGTCCAGGACATCGCCGCCCCCGCGACGCCCGCTCCGGCCGCCGCCGACGGCAGCGGCCGGTCCGGCCAGACCTTCGTGGTCGACGCGGTCGTCCGGCGCGCCGGCGCCGAACGCAGGGCGGTGGCACGCGGGCAGGACATCTACGCCGTCACGGCACCCCTCGTCGTCGAAGCCCTGGAACGCGTCCTCACGGGCCGCACCCGCACCATCGGCGTGGCCGCCGCAGGCGCGATGTTCGACGCCCCCGACTTCCTACGGGCGCTGACCCCGCACGTGACCGTCGACCGCCTCAGCTGACGGCGCCCCCACTCCCGGGCGATCTGCGCCACTGACTGTCACGGGCGCGCCCCATGCGGTGGCCCACACGTAGACGGAGAGCGCCGGGTCCGCCGCTCCCCTCTCGGCGGACCGCCGAGAGGGGAGTCCGGGCCTACGAAGTGTGAAGCTCGGCGAAGTCGACGTCGTGGCAGCCTTCGTCGGACAGGGCACGAGGTGTCCGTGCGGGGGATAGTTTGCCGGTATGGCTTCCAGGACGACGTATCCCATGC
This DNA window, taken from Streptomyces sp. TN58, encodes the following:
- the hypD gene encoding hydrogenase formation protein HypD: MKYIEEFQDPALARRLLDDIHATVTRPWALMEVCGGQTHSIIRHGIDQLLPEQVELIHGPGCPVCVTPLEVIDKALEIASRPDVVFCSFGDMLRVPGTGRDLFQVRSEGGDVRVVYSPLDALRIAQENPGRQVVFFGIGFETTAPPNAMTVHQAKKLGIRNFSLLVSHVRVPPAIEAIMRSPSCRVQGFLAAGHVCSVMGVGEYPELAARHRVPIVVTGFEPLDILEGVRRAVRQLERGEHTVDNAYARAVRPEGNPAALAMLEDVFEVTDRAWRGIGVIPDSGWRLSARYRDFDAEHRFSVSGINTQEPAECRSGEVLQGLLKPHQCEAFGTLCTPRSPLGATMVSSEGACAAYYLYRRLELKTVPAAATTPPQEASTVV
- the hypE gene encoding hydrogenase expression/formation protein HypE, translated to MSDAGTTLDITGWTCPAPLRDRPRVVMGHGGGGALSAELVQHLFAPAFGGEVLAGLGDSAAVTLGGVRLAFSTDTYVVRPLFFPGGGIGDLAVNGTVNDLAMSGARAAYLSCGFILEEGVEMSVVARVAETMGAAARAAGVEIATGDTKVVESGHGDGVYVNTAGIGIIPDGVDLRPQRVVPGDVVIVSGEIGLHGVAIMSVREGLEFGVDVESDCAALGGLVQSMLAVTPDLHVLRDPTRGGLAASLNEIAAASGTGVVLDERAVPVPEAVANACAILGLDPMYVANEGKLVAFVPREHADAVLDAMRAHPLGRGAAVIGEAVEDHPGMVVARTALGGTRVVDLPLGEQLPRIC
- a CDS encoding Ku protein; amino-acid sequence: MARPVWTGVLSFGLVSVPIGIYTATDSHTIHFHQLQRGTSDRIRNRRVNERTGEEVDLDDIVKGYDTGEEYVLVEPAELDDIAPGRSKTLEISGFVDLAEIDPIFFDRTYYVGPKGKEYSKVYALLEKALAKAERAGVATFVMRGREYLVALKAEDGILTLHTLHWADEIRDPREEVPDLPAASGRGTGSSREMKMAEQLITALGMRWDPEEFRDTYQDKVSALIKAKGAGETVEKAEAAAEATNVVDLTEALRASVERARGGGRRAGGGGRRKSAASGKPLDSLTKAELYERATAAGIPGRSTMTRAELAEALTSSDSEAA
- a CDS encoding LLM class F420-dependent oxidoreductase; translation: MVRIGYTMMTEQAGPRDLVDHVVGAERAGFDFSVVSDHYFPWLDSQGHAPYAWSVLGAAAQATTRIPLMTYVTCPTFRYHPAVVAQKAATMQLLSQGRFRLGLGSGENLNEHVVGPGWPAAPVRLERLEEAVGIIRSLLDGDRVNHHGTHFDVEDAKLWDLPDTPPPIGIAASGPASCALAGRLGDALVAVAPERDLVTAFAEHGGSGKPCVGQLPISYDPDREAAVRRAHEQFRWALGGWHVNAELPNTAAFAEATRLVHPEDVAEQVPCGDDVEAVTEAVRSYADAGFTEVALIQIGGDQQEPFLTWAQSTLLPALRAL
- a CDS encoding helix-turn-helix domain-containing protein, with the translated sequence MTTVALAITDGMLHFELSLAVEVFGSDLTHLVDPWYDFALCGPGTVQVDRFRLVPDQGLDGLRRADTVIVPGWADVDRDPPAELVDAVRAAHAAGARVASLCTGAFVLAAAGLLDGRRATTHWAHTEELTRRHPRITVDPDVLYVDNGSVLTSAGKAAAMDLCLHLVRLDHGSAVANTVARRLVVPPHRDGGQAQFVTTPVPAPGSHPLARLFPWALRRLDQPLTVEDLARQAGMSSRHLGRHFRSVTGTTPLQWLLTQRIRRAQELLETTGDTVDAIAAATGMGTATTLRRHFARTVGVPPDTYRRTFRTRTPPPVFPGTGA
- a CDS encoding saccharopine dehydrogenase NADP-binding domain-containing protein; this translates as MGSGQLVAVFGAYGHTGRFVVRELLARGFVPVPAGRDSTRLKELADQAGPEVAARPATVDDPDSLDRALAGTAAVVNCAGPFASTTAPVIEAALRAGIPYLDVAAELEANIDTFAHFADRARAADAVVVPAMAFFGGLGDLLATAAMGDWDEADEVHIAYGLSSWHPTAGTRLSGAVSRERRGERRLRYTRGAWEYRTDAPPALDWRFPQPTGPRPVIGEFTMADVVTVPTHLSVLEVTTYMTANAVQDIAAPATPAPAAADGSGRSGQTFVVDAVVRRAGAERRAVARGQDIYAVTAPLVVEALERVLTGRTRTIGVAAAGAMFDAPDFLRALTPHVTVDRLS